One Oharaeibacter diazotrophicus DNA window includes the following coding sequences:
- the cobM gene encoding precorrin-4 C(11)-methyltransferase, with product MTVHFIGAGPGAPDLLTLRGRDLIAASPVCLYAGSLIPPAILAYCPPGVRMIDSAPLSLDEIVAVLAEAHRDNLDVSRLHSGDLSIWSALGEQTRRLDALGIPWTVTPGVPSFSAAAAALGAELTLPGLAQSVVLTRTSGRASAMPPSESLAAFAATGAVLAIHLSIHVLARVVADILPHYGEDCPAAVVWRASWPDERIVRSPLGALVAAVGDVPERTALILVGRTLGATDFAESRLYARDYDRRFRPTGPAPRFPEAP from the coding sequence ATGACGGTTCATTTCATCGGCGCCGGTCCCGGCGCCCCCGACCTCCTGACCCTGCGAGGCCGCGACCTGATCGCGGCCTCGCCGGTCTGCCTCTACGCCGGCTCGCTGATCCCGCCGGCGATCCTCGCTTATTGTCCGCCGGGCGTCCGGATGATCGATTCGGCGCCGCTCTCGCTCGACGAGATCGTCGCGGTTCTGGCCGAGGCTCACCGCGACAATCTCGACGTTTCACGTCTTCACTCAGGGGATCTCTCCATCTGGTCGGCCCTCGGCGAACAGACCCGCCGTCTCGACGCTCTCGGCATCCCCTGGACCGTCACCCCCGGCGTCCCCTCCTTTTCCGCCGCCGCCGCCGCCCTCGGCGCCGAACTCACCCTGCCCGGCCTCGCCCAGTCGGTCGTCCTCACCCGCACCTCCGGCCGCGCCAGCGCGATGCCGCCGAGCGAGTCGCTCGCCGCCTTCGCCGCCACCGGCGCGGTGCTGGCGATCCACCTCTCGATCCACGTCCTCGCCCGCGTCGTCGCCGACATCCTGCCGCACTACGGGGAGGATTGCCCCGCCGCGGTGGTCTGGCGGGCGAGTTGGCCCGACGAGCGGATCGTCCGCTCGCCCCTCGGCGCGCTGGTCGCGGCGGTCGGCGACGTGCCGGAGCGGACGGCGCTGATCCTGGTCGGGCGCACCCTCGGTGCAACCGACTTCGCCGAGAGCCGGCTCTATGCCCGCGACTACGACCGCCGCTTCCGCCCGACCGGCCCGGCGCCACGTTTCCCGGAGGCGCCGTGA
- a CDS encoding cobalamin biosynthesis protein, which yields MIVLGLGFRPAATAASLAAAAKAAAGPDLAAVDRLATAADKAGHPALLAFAAALGRPVVAVSAAVISASTGAAERPAVPARYGRRSVAEAAALAAAGPGSRLAGARAAAPDGLAVAALAIGKSLT from the coding sequence ATGATCGTGCTGGGCCTCGGCTTCCGCCCCGCCGCCACCGCGGCCTCGCTCGCCGCCGCCGCGAAGGCCGCCGCCGGTCCCGATCTCGCCGCCGTCGACCGTCTCGCCACCGCCGCGGACAAGGCCGGCCATCCCGCCCTCCTCGCCTTCGCCGCCGCCCTCGGCCGGCCGGTCGTCGCGGTGTCCGCGGCGGTGATATCAGCCTCGACCGGCGCCGCCGAGCGCCCCGCCGTCCCCGCCCGCTATGGCCGCCGCAGCGTCGCCGAGGCCGCCGCGCTCGCCGCCGCCGGCCCCGGTTCGCGCCTCGCCGGCGCCCGCGCCGCCGCCCCCGACGGCCTCGCCGTCGCCGCCCTCGCCATAGGTAAGTCCCTGACATGA
- the cbiE gene encoding precorrin-6y C5,15-methyltransferase (decarboxylating) subunit CbiE, whose protein sequence is MASEPWLVVVGVGEDGPDGLPPASRAAVAAAEIVFGGRRHLALLGIAADRARPWPVPFDVAPVLAVRGRLTAVLASGDPFWFGAGAVLAERLDRAEWTALPAPSTFALAAARLGWRLETTRCLGLHATPFETALPVLHRGARLLCLVADAAAVGGLAAFLAARGFGASRLVVLERLGGPHERVRSTTADAPPLPDVAAPVAVAVEVAGGPGLSAVPGRPDDLFEHDGQITRAAVRALTLAALAPRPGEHLWDLGTGSGSVAIEWCLAGGTASAVERRPDRAAVARRNADVLGVGRSVRVVEGSTGDVLDRLPPPDAVFVGGGADDALIARVVARSTSGCRLVVNAVTLETERLVVDGHARHGGRLTRIDLAEAAPLGRMRGFVPARPIVQWSVTL, encoded by the coding sequence ATGGCCTCTGAACCCTGGCTCGTCGTTGTCGGTGTCGGCGAAGATGGCCCGGACGGGCTGCCGCCCGCAAGCCGCGCCGCCGTCGCGGCCGCCGAGATCGTGTTCGGCGGCCGGCGCCACCTCGCCCTCCTCGGCATCGCCGCCGACCGCGCCCGGCCCTGGCCGGTGCCTTTCGACGTCGCCCCGGTGCTCGCCGTCCGCGGCCGGCTCACCGCGGTGCTCGCCTCCGGCGATCCGTTCTGGTTCGGCGCCGGCGCCGTCCTCGCCGAGCGCCTCGACCGCGCCGAGTGGACCGCCCTGCCGGCCCCGTCCACCTTCGCGCTCGCCGCCGCCCGGCTCGGCTGGCGGCTCGAGACCACCCGCTGCCTCGGCCTCCACGCCACCCCGTTCGAGACCGCCCTGCCCGTCCTCCACCGCGGCGCCCGCCTCCTCTGCCTCGTCGCCGACGCCGCCGCGGTCGGAGGCCTCGCCGCCTTCCTCGCCGCCCGCGGCTTCGGGGCCTCCCGCCTCGTCGTGCTCGAACGCCTCGGCGGCCCGCACGAACGCGTCCGCTCCACCACCGCCGACGCCCCTCCGCTGCCGGACGTCGCCGCCCCGGTCGCGGTGGCGGTCGAGGTCGCCGGTGGGCCGGGACTGTCGGCGGTGCCCGGCCGGCCCGACGACCTCTTCGAGCACGACGGCCAGATCACCCGCGCCGCCGTCCGCGCCCTCACCCTCGCCGCCCTCGCCCCCCGACCCGGCGAACACCTCTGGGACCTCGGAACCGGCTCCGGGTCGGTCGCGATCGAGTGGTGCCTCGCCGGCGGCACCGCCAGCGCCGTCGAGCGCCGACCCGACCGCGCCGCCGTCGCCCGCCGCAACGCCGACGTCCTCGGGGTGGGGAGATCCGTGCGCGTGGTCGAGGGAAGCACCGGGGACGTGCTCGATCGTCTGCCGCCACCCGACGCCGTCTTCGTCGGCGGCGGCGCCGACGACGCGCTGATCGCGCGGGTGGTCGCCCGGTCGACATCAGGTTGTCGATTGGTTGTCAACGCGGTGACGCTGGAAACCGAACGGCTCGTCGTCGACGGCCACGCCCGCCACGGCGGCCGTCTGACCCGGATCGACCTCGCCGAGGCCGCCCCGCTCGGGCGGATGCGCGGCTTCGTGCCGGCCCGCCCGATCGTGCAGTGGAGCGTAACCCTATGA
- a CDS encoding cobalt-precorrin-6A reductase: MRVLLLGGTAEAGRIAAALAAAGIPAVYSYAGRTAAPKPQPLPTRVGGFGGADGLADFLAAGGFSHLVDATHPFAAEISRNAVAAAGRAGVDLLAYERPAWTAGPGDDWTAVPNLAAAAAVLATGGTVFLAIGRQGLDAFAGLAGRRWLLRLVDPVERPPLENAAVVVDRGPFTVEGDRALMRAHGVTLVVAKNAGGAAAEAKLVAARDLGIPVVMVERPVLPARTVVATVGDLMARLGHPRAPGDAERGV; the protein is encoded by the coding sequence ATGCGCGTGCTCCTTCTCGGCGGCACGGCGGAGGCCGGACGGATCGCGGCGGCGCTCGCCGCGGCGGGGATCCCCGCGGTCTACTCCTACGCCGGCCGCACCGCGGCGCCGAAGCCGCAGCCGCTGCCGACCCGGGTCGGCGGCTTCGGCGGTGCCGACGGCCTCGCGGATTTCCTGGCGGCCGGCGGGTTCAGCCATCTCGTCGACGCCACCCATCCCTTCGCCGCCGAGATCAGCCGTAACGCCGTCGCCGCGGCCGGGCGCGCCGGCGTCGACCTCCTCGCCTACGAGCGACCGGCCTGGACCGCCGGTCCCGGCGACGACTGGACGGCCGTGCCCAACCTCGCCGCCGCCGCGGCGGTGCTGGCCACGGGCGGGACGGTATTCCTGGCGATCGGCCGGCAGGGGCTCGACGCCTTCGCCGGCCTTGCCGGCCGGCGCTGGCTGCTCCGCCTCGTCGATCCCGTCGAGCGGCCGCCACTTGAGAATGCCGCCGTTGTGGTCGACCGCGGGCCGTTCACGGTCGAGGGCGACCGCGCGCTGATGCGCGCGCACGGCGTCACCCTGGTGGTCGCCAAGAACGCCGGCGGCGCCGCGGCCGAGGCCAAGCTGGTCGCCGCCCGCGACCTCGGCATCCCCGTGGTGATGGTGGAACGGCCGGTGCTGCCGGCGCGGACCGTGGTGGCGACGGTCGGCGACCTGATGGCGCGGCTCGGTCATCCGCGCGCCCCCGGGGACGCGGAGCGCGGCGTGTAG
- the cobJ gene encoding precorrin-3B C(17)-methyltransferase encodes MSGRLVVAGLGPGAPGLVTPEVDAALAAATDLVGYGPYVVRVAPRPGLVVHASDNREEIARARHALDLARAGRSVVVVSSGDPGVFAMAAAVFEAMAELPDPGAVDVAVLPGVTAMLAAAARAGAPLGHDFCAVNLSDNLKPFAVVEARLRAAAAADFAMALYNPRSKARPGQFARVLDILRETCGTDRLVVFARAVSTPDEAIATVTLGEATAEMADMRTVVLVGSSTTRRVGRHVYTPRSASPGARG; translated from the coding sequence ATGAGCGGCCGCCTCGTCGTCGCCGGGCTCGGCCCCGGCGCCCCCGGCCTCGTCACGCCCGAGGTCGACGCCGCGCTCGCCGCCGCCACCGACCTCGTCGGCTACGGCCCCTATGTCGTCCGCGTCGCGCCGCGGCCCGGCCTAGTGGTCCACGCCTCGGACAACCGCGAGGAGATCGCCCGCGCCCGCCACGCCCTCGACCTCGCCCGCGCCGGCCGCTCGGTGGTGGTGGTGTCCTCCGGCGATCCCGGCGTCTTCGCCATGGCCGCCGCGGTGTTCGAGGCGATGGCGGAGCTTCCCGACCCGGGCGCCGTCGACGTCGCGGTGCTCCCCGGCGTCACCGCCATGCTCGCCGCCGCCGCCCGCGCCGGAGCGCCGCTCGGCCACGACTTCTGCGCCGTCAACCTCTCCGACAACCTCAAGCCCTTCGCCGTGGTCGAGGCGCGCCTGCGCGCCGCCGCCGCCGCCGACTTCGCCATGGCGCTCTACAATCCGCGCTCCAAGGCGCGTCCCGGCCAGTTCGCCCGCGTGCTCGACATCCTGCGCGAGACCTGCGGCACCGACCGCCTCGTCGTCTTCGCCCGCGCGGTCTCGACCCCCGACGAGGCGATCGCCACCGTCACCCTCGGCGAGGCCACGGCAGAGATGGCCGACATGCGCACCGTCGTGCTGGTCGGCTCGTCGACGACCCGCCGGGTCGGGCGCCACGTCTACACGCCGCGCTCCGCGTCCCCGGGGGCGCGCGGATGA
- a CDS encoding precorrin-2 C(20)-methyltransferase, which produces MGRIVCAGLGPGDPDLLSVKADRAVRRARHLAYFRKAGRPGQARRIVDGLVAPGTTEYAMEYPVTTELPFDGPDYRRLLASFYDHWADRLAALAETRDVVVLCEGDPFFYGSFMHLHLRLQGRAEIEVIPGIPGMAGCWTATGVPVTWGDDVLTVLAGTMAETDLSRHMAAADALVVMKVGRNLAKIRRALAAAGRLDRAWLVVRGTMPGERVARLAEAEIEDCPYFATVVVHGDGRRPELPE; this is translated from the coding sequence ATGGGCCGCATCGTCTGCGCCGGACTCGGGCCTGGCGACCCCGACCTCCTCAGCGTCAAGGCGGACCGCGCCGTCCGCCGTGCCCGCCATCTCGCCTATTTCCGCAAGGCCGGCCGGCCCGGACAGGCCCGCCGCATCGTCGACGGCCTCGTCGCCCCCGGCACCACCGAATATGCGATGGAATACCCGGTCACCACCGAACTGCCCTTCGACGGACCGGACTACCGCCGCCTGCTCGCCTCCTTCTACGATCATTGGGCCGACCGCCTCGCCGCGCTCGCCGAGACCCGGGACGTCGTCGTGCTCTGCGAGGGCGACCCGTTCTTCTACGGCTCCTTCATGCACCTGCACCTGCGCCTGCAGGGCCGCGCCGAGATCGAGGTGATCCCGGGCATCCCGGGCATGGCCGGCTGCTGGACCGCGACCGGCGTCCCGGTCACCTGGGGCGACGACGTCCTCACCGTGCTCGCCGGCACCATGGCCGAGACCGACCTTTCCCGCCACATGGCCGCCGCCGACGCGCTCGTCGTCATGAAGGTCGGCCGCAACCTTGCGAAGATCCGCCGCGCCCTCGCCGCCGCCGGCCGGCTCGATCGCGCCTGGCTGGTCGTGCGCGGCACGATGCCGGGCGAGCGGGTCGCCCGGCTCGCCGAGGCGGAGATCGAGGACTGCCCCTATTTCGCGACCGTCGTCGTCCACGGCGACGGCCGCCGCCCGGAGCTGCCGGAATGA
- a CDS encoding precorrin-8X methylmutase, whose product MTRRYETDGAAIYRRSFAIIRAEADLARFDADEEPVVVRMIHAAGLVGLEAAVAFTPGMVTAARAALEAGAPILCDARMVAEGITRARLPADNPVICTLHDPAVPALAASLGDTRSAAAVELWRPHLAGAVVAIGNAPTALYRLLDILAEPGAPKPAAIVGCPVGFVGAAESKDELLAAPPAPALAVRGRLGGSAVAVAAVNAIACRREI is encoded by the coding sequence CTGACCCGCCGCTACGAAACCGACGGCGCGGCGATCTACCGCCGCTCCTTCGCCATCATCCGCGCCGAGGCGGATCTCGCGCGCTTCGACGCCGACGAGGAGCCCGTCGTCGTCCGCATGATCCACGCCGCCGGCCTCGTCGGCCTCGAGGCGGCGGTGGCCTTCACCCCCGGGATGGTGACGGCGGCCCGCGCCGCGCTCGAGGCCGGCGCGCCGATCCTCTGCGACGCCCGCATGGTCGCCGAGGGGATCACCCGCGCCCGCCTGCCCGCCGACAACCCGGTGATCTGCACGCTCCACGATCCGGCCGTGCCCGCCCTCGCCGCGAGCCTCGGCGACACCCGCTCGGCCGCCGCCGTCGAGCTCTGGCGTCCGCATCTCGCCGGCGCCGTGGTGGCGATCGGCAACGCCCCGACCGCCCTCTACCGCCTGCTCGACATCCTCGCCGAACCCGGCGCGCCCAAGCCCGCCGCGATCGTCGGCTGCCCGGTCGGTTTCGTCGGCGCCGCCGAATCCAAGGACGAGCTGCTCGCCGCCCCGCCGGCCCCCGCCCTCGCCGTCCGCGGCCGGCTCGGCGGCTCGGCGGTCGCGGTCGCCGCCGTCAACGCCATCGCCTGCCGGAGGGAGATTTGA
- a CDS encoding precorrin-3B synthase produces the protein MTDPLVRGWCPGAHRPMRSGDGLVVRVRPRLGRLSGAQLAGLADAAARFGSGRIDLTGRANLQIRGVADDDHPALLAALSAHGLLDADEAAERRRNVVVTPFPDMAGETAALAAALDARLGDLPPLPAKFGFAVDTGPVRRLADVPADIRIERAADGGLLVRADGLDRGVAVGPDAAIAFVFGLARWFSVAGGMVAGRGRMADLVGRGVRPPAALAGDALPAAAAPPPVPSPADGGRLVGFAFGAASAADLAVLAALGDVRVTPWRMLLVETAAAPPDRPDLLLADDPLLAVAACSGAPDCQQAKGTTRDLARRLAGLVPPRTRLHVSGCTKGCALAGPADVVLVATAAGWDVVRDGRPGDPPVARGLPAARLADPTFFRELVS, from the coding sequence GTGACCGACCCGCTCGTCCGCGGCTGGTGCCCCGGCGCCCACCGGCCGATGCGCTCCGGCGACGGCCTCGTCGTCCGCGTCCGCCCGCGGCTCGGCCGCCTCTCGGGCGCGCAGCTCGCCGGCCTCGCCGACGCCGCCGCCCGCTTCGGCAGCGGCCGGATCGACCTCACCGGCCGTGCCAACCTGCAGATCCGCGGCGTCGCCGACGACGACCATCCCGCCCTCCTCGCCGCGCTTTCCGCCCACGGCCTGCTCGACGCCGACGAGGCCGCCGAGCGCCGCCGCAACGTGGTGGTGACGCCCTTTCCGGACATGGCCGGCGAGACCGCGGCCCTCGCCGCCGCCCTCGACGCCCGCCTCGGCGACCTGCCGCCGCTGCCGGCGAAGTTCGGCTTCGCCGTCGACACCGGACCGGTCCGCCGCCTCGCCGACGTCCCCGCCGACATCCGGATCGAGCGCGCCGCCGACGGCGGCCTGCTGGTGCGCGCCGACGGCCTCGACCGCGGCGTCGCCGTCGGCCCGGACGCGGCGATCGCGTTCGTCTTCGGCCTCGCCCGCTGGTTCTCGGTCGCCGGCGGCATGGTCGCGGGCCGCGGCCGCATGGCCGATCTCGTCGGCCGCGGCGTCCGCCCGCCGGCCGCCCTCGCCGGCGACGCCTTGCCCGCCGCCGCCGCGCCGCCGCCGGTTCCGAGTCCCGCCGACGGCGGCCGTCTCGTCGGCTTCGCCTTCGGCGCCGCCTCGGCCGCCGACCTCGCCGTCCTCGCCGCCCTCGGCGACGTCCGCGTCACCCCCTGGCGGATGCTGCTGGTCGAGACCGCCGCCGCGCCGCCAGACCGCCCCGACCTCCTCCTCGCCGACGACCCGCTGCTCGCCGTCGCCGCCTGCAGCGGCGCGCCGGACTGCCAGCAGGCGAAGGGTACCACCCGCGACCTCGCCCGCCGCCTCGCCGGGCTCGTCCCGCCGCGCACGCGGCTGCACGTCTCCGGCTGCACCAAGGGCTGTGCCCTCGCCGGCCCCGCCGACGTCGTCCTGGTCGCGACCGCCGCCGGCTGGGACGTCGTCCGCGACGGCCGGCCCGGCGATCCCCCGGTCGCCCGTGGCCTCCCCGCCGCCCGCCTCGCCGATCCCACCTTTTTCCGGGAGCTCGTGTCCTGA
- the cobN gene encoding cobaltochelatase subunit CobN has translation MHVVVRESRGLGETAVPHDPAQDPADLVALSFSDSDLGALAAGWRAMRGSLPTLRLASLEALRHPLAVDLYAERTLAGARAVLVRLVGGAGAWRHGLDALAALARAGGPVVAVLPGDGRPDAALDAASTLPVPVLRRLAALLDHGGPDAAARALAELAAAAGLAAAPPADAADPEPLPAAGFYRPGAGALAEPPAPDGRPEAVVVFYRSYLLAADTAPVDALLAALEARGFAAHGLFVTSLKDPAAAGFVRTRLAGRPVAAIVSATAFSARGDDGATPFDGLGAPVFQVALSTARRRDWAASTRGLSPADLAMHVVLPEVDGRIFAGVASFKAPTARDPDTQYSRFVHRPDPGRIAAIADRIAARRRLAATPAAARRIALVLSTYPGRQHLVAHAVGLDALASAAAVLEDLAAAGHRTAPAGDLVADLSARTGTWPVAAYEATLAGLPEAARAALAAAWGDPAADPAVADGAFRFAATTRGDVLVALQPERGAPASRAADYHDLARPPRHGYVAFHLWLAARGTDALVHMGAHGTLEWLPGKAVALGPDCWPELLVGALPVVYPFVVNDPGEAAQARRRIGAVTLGHLPPPLADAALPADLAALERLLDEWSTADGLDPARRDRLIAAIRAEAEATGVAADLALAPDAAPAEALPAIDRFVCDLKESRYGDGLHVYGRGACGREERDGLLAALTGRPVAAGPSGSPHRGRTDVLPTGRNLYAVDPRAVPTPAAHAQGIRLAEELVRRHLQDEGELPRSVVVDLWGSSTMRTAGEDFAMALHLAGLRPVWDHGTGRVTGVETVAPALIGRPRIDVTLRVSGLFRDIFPGLAQLFELGADLLAGRDEADGDNPYRRRAPRVFAPAPGRYGVGLDPGADLSPEARDRAGRAWLAASSHAIGLDGDSRPDPAGLAARLAGADAFVHAHDLTETDILLAADHAAHTGGFAAARAVLGLSPARLWHLDVTRADDPRVRALPEEIARIVRARATAPGWIAGMMRHGFRGAAEIVATVEHLAAFAHLADAVPAHLFDRVFDATLGDDAVAAFLARENAAGHAALAALFRRLRAAGLWTTRRNRVAAILEPGFAP, from the coding sequence ATGCACGTCGTCGTCCGCGAAAGCCGTGGTCTCGGCGAGACCGCGGTGCCGCACGACCCCGCCCAGGACCCGGCGGACCTCGTCGCGCTGTCCTTCTCCGACAGCGACCTCGGCGCCCTCGCCGCGGGCTGGCGGGCCATGCGCGGGAGCCTGCCGACGCTCCGGCTCGCCAGCCTGGAGGCGCTGCGCCACCCGCTCGCGGTCGACCTCTACGCCGAGCGCACCCTCGCCGGCGCCAGGGCCGTGCTGGTCCGCCTCGTCGGCGGCGCCGGGGCTTGGCGACACGGACTCGACGCCCTCGCCGCCCTCGCCCGCGCCGGCGGACCCGTCGTCGCCGTGCTGCCCGGCGACGGCCGGCCGGACGCGGCCCTCGACGCCGCCTCGACCCTGCCGGTGCCCGTGCTGCGCCGTCTCGCCGCCCTCCTCGACCACGGTGGGCCCGACGCCGCCGCGCGCGCCCTCGCCGAACTCGCCGCCGCCGCCGGGCTCGCCGCCGCACCGCCTGCCGACGCGGCCGATCCCGAACCGCTGCCCGCCGCCGGCTTCTACCGGCCCGGCGCCGGCGCGCTCGCCGAACCTCCGGCCCCGGACGGCCGGCCGGAGGCGGTGGTGGTGTTCTACCGCTCCTATCTCCTCGCCGCCGACACCGCCCCGGTCGACGCCCTCCTCGCCGCCCTCGAAGCGCGCGGCTTCGCCGCCCACGGCCTGTTCGTGACCTCGCTCAAGGACCCCGCCGCCGCCGGCTTCGTCCGCACCCGGCTCGCCGGCAGGCCGGTCGCGGCGATCGTCTCGGCCACCGCCTTCTCCGCCCGCGGCGACGACGGCGCCACGCCCTTCGACGGCCTCGGGGCACCGGTGTTCCAGGTCGCGCTGTCGACGGCCCGCCGGCGCGACTGGGCGGCGTCGACGCGCGGCCTGTCGCCGGCCGACCTCGCCATGCACGTGGTGCTGCCCGAGGTCGACGGCCGGATCTTCGCCGGTGTCGCCAGCTTCAAGGCGCCGACCGCGCGCGACCCCGACACCCAGTATTCCCGCTTCGTCCACCGCCCCGATCCCGGTCGGATCGCCGCGATCGCCGACCGGATCGCCGCCCGCCGCCGCCTCGCCGCCACGCCGGCCGCGGCGCGCCGGATCGCGCTGGTGCTCTCGACCTACCCCGGCCGGCAGCACCTCGTCGCCCACGCCGTCGGCCTCGACGCCCTCGCCTCCGCCGCCGCTGTCCTCGAGGACCTCGCCGCCGCCGGCCATCGCACCGCCCCGGCCGGCGACCTCGTCGCCGACCTCTCGGCGCGCACGGGGACATGGCCCGTCGCCGCCTACGAGGCCACCCTCGCCGGCCTGCCGGAGGCCGCCCGCGCCGCCCTCGCCGCCGCCTGGGGCGATCCCGCGGCCGATCCCGCCGTCGCCGACGGCGCCTTCCGCTTCGCCGCCACGACGCGCGGCGACGTGCTCGTCGCGCTCCAGCCCGAGCGCGGCGCCCCCGCCTCGCGCGCCGCCGACTACCACGACCTCGCCCGCCCGCCCCGCCACGGCTACGTCGCCTTCCACCTCTGGCTCGCCGCCCGCGGCACCGACGCCCTCGTCCACATGGGCGCCCACGGCACGCTGGAATGGCTGCCCGGCAAGGCGGTCGCGCTCGGGCCGGACTGCTGGCCAGAGTTGCTCGTCGGGGCGCTGCCGGTGGTCTATCCCTTCGTCGTCAACGATCCCGGCGAGGCCGCCCAGGCGCGCCGGCGGATCGGCGCCGTCACCCTCGGCCACCTGCCGCCGCCGCTCGCCGACGCCGCGCTGCCGGCCGACCTCGCGGCGCTCGAACGTCTGCTCGACGAGTGGTCGACCGCCGACGGCCTCGACCCCGCCCGCCGCGATCGCCTGATCGCCGCCATCCGCGCCGAGGCCGAGGCGACCGGCGTCGCCGCCGACCTAGCCCTCGCCCCCGACGCCGCGCCGGCCGAGGCGCTGCCGGCGATCGACCGCTTCGTCTGCGACCTCAAGGAGAGCCGCTACGGCGACGGCCTGCACGTCTACGGCCGCGGCGCGTGCGGCCGCGAGGAGCGCGACGGCCTCCTCGCCGCCCTCACCGGCCGCCCGGTCGCGGCCGGCCCGTCCGGATCGCCCCATCGCGGCCGGACCGACGTGCTGCCGACCGGCCGCAACCTCTACGCCGTCGACCCGCGCGCGGTACCGACGCCGGCCGCCCATGCGCAGGGAATCCGCCTCGCCGAGGAACTGGTCCGCCGCCACCTCCAGGACGAGGGCGAGCTGCCGCGCTCGGTCGTCGTCGACCTCTGGGGCTCCTCGACCATGCGCACCGCTGGCGAGGACTTCGCCATGGCCCTCCACCTCGCCGGCCTGCGGCCGGTCTGGGACCACGGCACCGGCCGCGTCACCGGCGTCGAGACGGTCGCGCCGGCCCTCATCGGCCGGCCGCGGATCGACGTGACGCTGCGCGTCTCCGGCCTCTTCCGCGACATCTTCCCCGGCCTCGCCCAGCTGTTCGAGCTCGGCGCGGACCTCCTCGCCGGCCGCGACGAGGCCGACGGCGACAACCCCTATCGCCGCCGTGCCCCCCGCGTCTTCGCTCCCGCCCCCGGCCGCTACGGCGTCGGCCTCGACCCCGGCGCCGACCTGTCGCCCGAGGCCCGCGACCGCGCCGGCCGCGCCTGGCTCGCCGCCTCGTCCCACGCGATCGGCCTCGACGGCGACAGCCGGCCCGACCCCGCCGGCCTCGCCGCCCGCCTCGCCGGCGCCGACGCCTTCGTCCACGCCCACGACCTCACCGAGACGGACATCCTGCTCGCCGCCGACCACGCCGCCCACACCGGCGGCTTCGCCGCCGCCCGCGCCGTCCTCGGCCTCTCGCCGGCGCGGCTCTGGCACCTCGACGTCACGCGGGCCGACGATCCGCGCGTGCGCGCCCTGCCCGAGGAGATCGCCCGCATCGTCCGCGCCCGCGCCACCGCTCCCGGCTGGATCGCCGGCATGATGCGCCACGGCTTCCGCGGCGCCGCCGAGATCGTCGCCACCGTCGAGCACCTCGCCGCCTTCGCCCATCTCGCCGACGCCGTCCCCGCCCACCTCTTCGACCGCGTCTTCGACGCCACCCTCGGCGACGACGCCGTCGCCGCCTTCCTCGCCCGCGAGAACGCGGCCGGCCACGCCGCCCTCGCCGCGCTGTTCCGCCGCCTCCGCGCCGCCGGCCTCTGGACCACCCGCCGCAACCGGGTCGCGGCCATCCTCGAACCCGGATTCGCGCCGTGA
- the cobW gene encoding cobalamin biosynthesis protein CobW: MTDLSKIPVTVVTGFLGAGKTTLIRHLLANPGGRRLAVLVNEFGAVGVDGAILRDCADDLCPAENIVELANGCLCCTVADEFLPTMEALLARPVRPDHILIETSGLALPKPLLKAFDWPAVRSRVTVDAVVAVADAEAVAAGRFAPDAGAGAAGPDHDAPLAEVFEDQIAAADVVLLTKPDLAGAAGLAAARAAVAALAPRPLPVLVVEEGRADPRLLLGLSAAAEDDLAARPSHHDGADDHEHDDFATTVVDLAEIDDPAALAERIRRLAREQGVLRVKGHVAVAGKPMRLLVQAVGARVRHHYDRPWGADPRISRLVVIAETGDLDPAAVRAVLGA; the protein is encoded by the coding sequence GTGACCGATCTTTCCAAGATCCCCGTCACCGTCGTCACCGGCTTCCTCGGCGCCGGCAAGACCACGCTGATCCGCCACCTCCTCGCCAATCCCGGCGGCCGCCGGCTCGCCGTGCTCGTCAACGAGTTCGGCGCCGTCGGCGTCGACGGCGCCATCCTGAGGGACTGCGCCGACGACCTCTGCCCGGCCGAGAACATCGTCGAGCTCGCCAACGGCTGCCTCTGTTGCACCGTCGCCGACGAGTTCCTGCCGACCATGGAGGCGCTGCTCGCCCGCCCGGTCAGGCCCGACCACATCCTGATCGAGACCTCCGGCCTCGCACTGCCGAAGCCGCTCCTGAAGGCGTTCGACTGGCCGGCCGTGCGCTCGCGCGTCACCGTCGACGCGGTGGTCGCGGTCGCCGACGCCGAGGCGGTCGCCGCCGGCCGCTTCGCCCCCGACGCCGGCGCCGGCGCCGCCGGTCCCGACCACGACGCCCCGCTCGCCGAGGTGTTCGAGGACCAGATCGCCGCCGCCGACGTGGTGCTCCTGACCAAGCCCGACCTCGCCGGCGCGGCCGGCCTCGCCGCCGCCCGCGCCGCGGTCGCCGCCCTCGCGCCGCGGCCGCTGCCGGTGCTGGTGGTCGAGGAGGGCCGCGCCGACCCGCGCCTGCTGCTCGGCCTCTCCGCCGCCGCCGAGGACGACCTCGCCGCCCGCCCGTCGCACCACGACGGCGCCGACGACCACGAGCACGACGACTTCGCCACCACCGTGGTCGATCTCGCCGAGATCGACGATCCCGCCGCCCTCGCCGAGAGGATCCGCCGGCTCGCCCGCGAACAGGGCGTGCTCCGCGTCAAGGGCCACGTCGCCGTCGCCGGCAAGCCGATGCGGCTGCTGGTCCAGGCGGTCGGCGCGCGCGTCCGCCACCACTACGACCGGCCGTGGGGCGCGGACCCGCGCATCTCGCGGCTGGTGGTGATCGCCGAGACCGGCGACCTCGACCCCGCCGCCGTCCGCGCCGTGCTCGGCGCCTGA